In the Arthrobacter zhaoxinii genome, one interval contains:
- the gyrB gene encoding DNA topoisomerase (ATP-hydrolyzing) subunit B: protein MANDNEMDNSEVTPEDHAAPEKATPVEYGANEITVLEGLEAVRKRPGMYIGSTGPRGLHHLVYEVVDNSVDEALAGYCDHIEVVLQADGGVRVTDNGRGIPVDLHPTEGIPTVQVVMTILHAGGKFGGGGYAVSGGLHGVGISVVNALSERVETEVRRQGFVWHQSFANGGHPVGELRQGEETSETGTTQTFYPDPDIFETTEFDFETLRARFQQMAFLNKGLRIRLTDERTLEEETEEIAETTDVDAAPKHRTVDYLYADGLLDYVKYLNSAKKVEVVHDDVIAFETEDSDKKMAVEMAMQWTTAYSESVHTYANTINTHEGGTHEEGFRAAMTSLINRYAREKNIIKEKDDNLTGDDIREGLTAVISVKLAEPQFEGQTKTKLGNSEVKGFVQRVVTDQLGDWLERNPGPARDVIRKSIQASQARLAARKARESTRRKGLLESGGMPGKLKDCSSKDPSKSEIYIVEGDSAGGSAVRGRNPETQAILPLRGKILNVERARLDRALGNAEVQAMITAFGAGIGEDFDVEKARYHKIVLMADADVDGQHITTLLLTLLFRYMRPLIENGYVYLAQPPLYRIKWSNHAHDYVYSDRERDEVITRGLANNQRLPKDNGIQRYKGLGEMDYTELWDTTMDPDHRTLLQVTMDDAAAVDSVFSVLMGEDVESRRSFIQQNAKDVRFLDI, encoded by the coding sequence GTGGCTAACGACAATGAGATGGACAACTCAGAGGTAACACCAGAGGACCACGCCGCACCGGAAAAGGCCACCCCCGTGGAATACGGCGCGAACGAAATTACGGTCCTGGAAGGCCTTGAGGCAGTCCGCAAACGCCCGGGCATGTACATCGGTTCCACCGGTCCCCGCGGCCTGCACCACTTGGTGTACGAAGTGGTTGACAACTCCGTCGATGAGGCACTGGCGGGCTACTGCGACCACATTGAGGTGGTCCTGCAGGCCGACGGCGGCGTGCGCGTCACGGACAACGGCCGCGGCATCCCCGTGGACCTCCACCCCACCGAGGGCATTCCCACCGTCCAGGTTGTTATGACCATCCTGCACGCCGGCGGCAAGTTCGGCGGCGGCGGTTACGCTGTGTCCGGCGGGCTGCACGGCGTCGGCATTTCCGTGGTCAACGCCCTCTCCGAGCGGGTGGAAACCGAGGTGCGCCGGCAGGGCTTTGTGTGGCACCAGAGCTTCGCGAACGGCGGGCACCCCGTCGGCGAGCTGCGCCAGGGCGAAGAAACCAGCGAAACCGGCACCACCCAGACCTTCTACCCGGACCCGGACATCTTCGAGACCACCGAGTTCGACTTCGAAACCCTGCGTGCCCGCTTCCAGCAGATGGCCTTCCTGAACAAGGGCCTGCGCATCCGGCTGACCGACGAGCGGACGCTGGAAGAGGAAACCGAGGAAATCGCCGAGACCACCGACGTGGACGCGGCTCCGAAGCACCGCACGGTGGACTACCTCTACGCGGACGGGCTGCTCGACTACGTCAAGTACCTGAACTCGGCGAAGAAGGTCGAAGTTGTCCACGACGACGTGATCGCCTTCGAGACCGAAGACTCCGACAAGAAGATGGCCGTGGAAATGGCCATGCAGTGGACCACTGCCTACTCCGAGAGCGTCCACACCTACGCCAACACGATCAACACCCATGAGGGCGGAACGCACGAAGAAGGCTTCCGCGCCGCCATGACGTCGCTGATCAACCGGTACGCCCGTGAGAAGAACATCATCAAGGAAAAGGATGACAACCTCACCGGCGATGACATCCGCGAGGGCCTGACCGCCGTTATCTCGGTCAAGCTCGCCGAACCGCAGTTCGAAGGCCAGACCAAAACCAAGCTCGGCAACTCCGAAGTGAAGGGGTTTGTCCAGCGGGTGGTCACGGACCAGCTCGGCGACTGGCTTGAGCGCAACCCGGGCCCTGCCCGCGACGTCATCCGCAAGTCCATCCAGGCCTCCCAGGCCCGGCTCGCCGCCCGCAAGGCACGTGAATCCACGCGCCGCAAGGGGCTGCTGGAATCCGGCGGCATGCCCGGCAAGCTGAAGGACTGCTCCTCCAAGGATCCGTCGAAGTCCGAAATCTACATTGTGGAGGGCGACTCCGCAGGCGGCTCGGCCGTCCGCGGACGCAACCCCGAAACGCAGGCCATCCTGCCGCTGCGCGGCAAGATCCTGAACGTGGAGCGCGCCCGTCTCGACCGGGCCCTGGGCAACGCGGAAGTCCAGGCGATGATCACCGCGTTCGGCGCCGGGATCGGCGAGGACTTCGACGTCGAAAAGGCCAGGTATCACAAGATCGTGCTGATGGCCGATGCCGACGTCGACGGCCAGCACATCACCACCCTGCTGCTGACGCTGCTCTTCCGCTACATGCGTCCGCTGATTGAAAACGGCTACGTCTACCTGGCCCAGCCGCCGCTGTACCGCATCAAGTGGTCCAACCACGCCCACGACTACGTCTACAGCGACCGTGAGCGGGACGAGGTCATCACCCGCGGCCTGGCCAACAACCAGCGCCTGCCGAAGGACAACGGCATCCAGCGCTACAAGGGCCTGGGCGAAATGGACTACACCGAACTCTGGGACACCACCATGGACCCGGACCACCGCACCCTGCTGCAGGTCACCATGGACGACGCAGCTGCCGTGGACTCCGTCTTCTCGGTGCTGATGGGCGAAGACGTTGAGTCCCGCCGCAGCTTCATCCAGCAGAACGCCAAGGACGTGCGCTTCCTGGACATCTAG
- the gyrA gene encoding DNA gyrase subunit A produces MSDETPEVTGDETPLAGTALTDRVEQIDLQTEMQRSYLDYAMAVIVGRALPDVRDGLKPVHRRVLYAMFDGGYRPDRSFNKCARVVGEVMGQYHPHGDSAIYDALVRLIQDWTMRYPLALGQGNFGSPGNDGAAAPRYTETKMAPLAMEMVRDIDEETVDFQDNYDGRNQEPTILPSRFPNLLVNGSSGIAVGMATNIPPHNLREVVDGVQWYLQNPDAPNEELLEELIRRVKGPDFPTGAQILGHKGIEDAYRTGRGSITMRAVVNVEELQGRTCLVVTELPYQANPDNLAVKIAELVKDGKITGIADMRDETSGRTGQRLVIVLKRDAVAKVVLNNLYKHTQLQDNFGANMLAIVDGVPRTLSLDAFIRHWVTHQLEVIVRRTRYRLRKAEEAAHILRGLLKALDALDEVIALIRRSSTVEDARNGLMGLLEIDEIQSQAILDMQLRRLAALERQKITDQHAKLEAEIAEYNVILASNERQRQIVSEELQEIADKYGDDRRTHILMGYDGDMSMEDLIPEEEMVVTITRGGYVKRTRSDNYRQQARGGKGIKGAQLRGDDVVEHFFVTTTHHWLLFFTNLGRVYRAKAYELTEAGRDAKGQHVANLLAFQPDEHIAQVLALPDYDAAPYLVLATKRGLVKKTRLADYDTNRSAGVIAINLRDGDELVSAQLVSETDDLMLVSRMGQSLRFTATDDALRPMGRATSGVTGMKFREDDELLAADVVTEDSFVFTVTEGGYAKRTSSDEYRVQGRGGLGIKVGKLAEERGHLVGAMVVQEEDEVLVVMQGGKVVRSSVTGVPSKGRDTMGVIFAKPDKNDRIIAVARNSERDLAIEEDADASEAAASATGAEPVAASGDEVPLSTDETAAPDAQSAQDGGSE; encoded by the coding sequence ATGAGTGATGAGACTCCCGAGGTAACCGGGGACGAGACTCCCCTGGCCGGGACCGCACTGACAGACCGGGTTGAGCAGATTGACCTGCAGACCGAGATGCAGCGCTCCTACCTTGACTACGCCATGGCGGTCATTGTGGGGCGCGCGCTCCCCGATGTGCGGGACGGTCTGAAGCCCGTGCACCGCCGCGTGCTCTACGCAATGTTCGACGGCGGCTACCGCCCGGACCGCTCCTTCAACAAGTGCGCCCGCGTGGTCGGCGAGGTCATGGGCCAGTACCACCCGCACGGCGACTCGGCGATCTATGACGCCTTGGTCCGCCTGATCCAGGACTGGACCATGCGTTACCCGCTGGCCCTGGGCCAGGGCAACTTCGGGTCCCCGGGCAACGACGGCGCCGCGGCACCCCGTTACACGGAAACCAAGATGGCACCGCTGGCCATGGAAATGGTCCGCGACATCGACGAGGAAACCGTCGACTTCCAGGACAACTACGACGGCCGCAACCAGGAACCGACCATTCTGCCGTCCCGGTTCCCGAACCTTCTGGTCAACGGTTCCTCCGGCATTGCCGTGGGCATGGCCACCAACATCCCGCCGCACAACCTGCGCGAAGTTGTTGACGGCGTCCAGTGGTACCTGCAGAACCCGGATGCACCGAATGAAGAGCTGCTCGAAGAGCTGATCCGCCGGGTCAAGGGCCCCGACTTCCCCACCGGTGCTCAGATCCTGGGCCACAAGGGCATCGAGGACGCCTACCGCACCGGCCGCGGCTCCATCACTATGCGGGCCGTCGTCAACGTCGAGGAACTCCAGGGCCGCACCTGCCTGGTGGTCACCGAGCTGCCCTACCAGGCCAACCCGGATAACCTCGCCGTGAAGATCGCGGAACTGGTCAAGGACGGGAAAATCACCGGCATCGCCGATATGCGCGATGAAACCTCCGGCCGTACCGGCCAGCGCCTGGTGATTGTGCTCAAGCGCGACGCCGTCGCCAAGGTGGTCCTGAACAACCTGTACAAGCACACCCAGCTGCAGGACAACTTCGGTGCCAACATGCTGGCCATTGTGGACGGCGTGCCCCGCACCCTGAGCCTGGACGCCTTCATCCGGCACTGGGTCACCCACCAGCTCGAAGTCATTGTCCGCCGCACCCGGTACCGGCTGCGCAAGGCCGAGGAAGCCGCACACATCCTGCGCGGCCTGCTCAAGGCCCTGGACGCACTGGACGAGGTCATTGCCCTGATCCGCCGCTCCTCCACCGTTGAGGACGCCCGGAACGGCCTGATGGGCCTGCTGGAGATCGACGAGATCCAGTCCCAGGCCATCCTGGATATGCAGCTGCGCCGCCTGGCTGCCCTGGAACGCCAGAAGATCACGGACCAGCACGCCAAGCTGGAAGCCGAAATCGCCGAGTACAACGTCATCCTGGCCTCCAACGAGCGCCAGCGGCAGATTGTCAGCGAGGAACTGCAGGAAATCGCCGACAAGTACGGCGACGACCGCCGCACCCATATCCTCATGGGCTACGACGGCGACATGAGCATGGAAGACCTCATTCCCGAAGAGGAAATGGTGGTCACCATCACCCGCGGCGGCTACGTCAAGCGCACCCGCAGCGACAACTACCGGCAGCAGGCCCGCGGCGGCAAGGGCATCAAGGGCGCCCAGCTGCGCGGGGACGACGTCGTCGAGCACTTCTTCGTCACCACCACGCACCACTGGCTGCTGTTCTTCACCAACCTGGGCCGGGTCTACCGGGCCAAGGCCTACGAACTGACCGAAGCCGGCCGGGACGCCAAGGGCCAGCATGTTGCCAACCTCCTGGCCTTCCAGCCGGACGAGCATATTGCCCAGGTGCTGGCGCTGCCGGACTACGACGCCGCTCCGTACCTGGTGCTGGCAACCAAGCGCGGACTGGTCAAGAAGACCCGCCTGGCGGACTATGACACGAACCGGTCCGCCGGCGTCATCGCCATCAACCTGCGTGACGGCGACGAGCTGGTGTCCGCCCAGCTGGTGTCCGAGACGGATGACCTGATGCTGGTCTCACGCATGGGCCAGTCGCTGCGCTTCACCGCCACCGACGACGCCCTGCGCCCGATGGGACGGGCCACCTCCGGTGTGACGGGCATGAAGTTCCGCGAAGACGACGAACTCCTGGCGGCTGACGTCGTCACCGAGGACTCGTTTGTCTTCACCGTGACCGAAGGCGGCTACGCCAAGCGCACGAGCTCGGACGAATACCGCGTCCAGGGCCGCGGCGGCCTGGGCATCAAGGTGGGCAAGCTCGCGGAGGAACGCGGCCATCTGGTCGGTGCCATGGTGGTGCAGGAAGAGGACGAAGTGCTGGTGGTGATGCAGGGCGGCAAGGTTGTCCGCTCCTCCGTCACGGGAGTTCCGTCCAAGGGCCGCGACACGATGGGCGTGATCTTCGCCAAGCCGGACAAGAATGACCGGATTATCGCCGTTGCCCGAAATTCCGAGCGCGACCTGGCCATTGAAGAGGACGCGGACGCGTCCGAAGCGGCGGCGTCAGCAACCGGGGCGGAACCTGTAGCGGCCTCAGGCGATGAAGTACCGTTGTCTACAGACGAAACGGCTGCGCCCGACGCACAGTCAGCACAAGATGGAGGTAGCGAGTGA
- a CDS encoding DUF3566 domain-containing protein: MSSTNPSPRSSSGGGPRVKTPARPAQRPAGGQSASGNREPLVKPAPKAKARKARLLVSKVDPWSVLKMAFLLSVALGVVTVVAAIVLWSVLDLTGIFDRVNTLLGEIAGSESGGFDLRDFASLGQVVSFATIIAVVNVLLLTALSMLSAVLYNIASTLVGGIGVTLTDD, encoded by the coding sequence GTGAGCTCGACCAACCCAAGCCCCAGGTCGTCCTCGGGCGGCGGGCCGCGGGTAAAGACCCCGGCCCGGCCCGCCCAGCGTCCTGCAGGGGGTCAGAGCGCCTCAGGCAACCGCGAGCCGCTGGTCAAGCCCGCTCCGAAGGCCAAGGCCCGCAAGGCCAGGCTCCTCGTCAGCAAGGTTGATCCCTGGTCCGTCCTGAAGATGGCGTTCCTGCTTTCCGTGGCTCTTGGCGTGGTCACCGTGGTGGCGGCAATCGTGCTGTGGTCCGTGCTGGACCTGACCGGCATTTTTGACCGCGTCAACACGCTGCTGGGAGAGATTGCCGGCAGTGAATCCGGCGGTTTCGACCTCCGCGACTTCGCCTCGCTGGGACAGGTGGTTTCCTTCGCCACCATCATCGCCGTGGTGAACGTGCTGCTGCTGACGGCACTGTCGATGCTCTCCGCCGTGCTCTATAACATCGCC